A stretch of the Capsicum annuum cultivar UCD-10X-F1 chromosome 10, UCD10Xv1.1, whole genome shotgun sequence genome encodes the following:
- the LOC107843749 gene encoding E3 ubiquitin protein ligase RIE1 isoform X2, whose translation MNQEMQRNLVSGTGGFEPRYFRGLSTPFSFSLTRLASCFNLQHQSFDFDDDDGGVSYGYSRPIVVLDVIWNLAFVVVSCFVLLTTIAEKPSTPLRLWIGGYALQCLLHVGFIWVEFQRRSFDDFDDVNFDGVSPFSLFHSSIMKRLESVNTVISSIWWVFGFYWIVMGGQALLQDSPRLYWLSVVFLAFDVFFMIFCIAMACVVFFALFCFFPFITTVAYCMRLGDGASESDIKTLPKYRYGQPNTSENLVNMKTGEDHLISQFNSIDSVPELALQPDDSECCICLYKYVDGVELCVLPCNHHFHHGCISKWLRINATCPLCKFNILRGDTLV comes from the exons atgaaccaagaaatgcaAAGAAATTTAGTTAGTGGAACTGGTGGTTTTGAACCTAGATATTTTAGAGGTTTAAGTAcccctttttcattttctttaacaAGATTAGCTTCTTGTTTCAATCTTCAAcatcaaagttttgattttgatgatgatgatggtggggTCTCTTATGGGTATTCAAGACCCATTGTAGTTCTTGATGTTATATGGAATTTGGcatttgttgttgtttcttgtttTGTGTTATTGACTACTATTGCAGAAAAGCCTTCTACTCCATTGAGGCTTTGGATTGGCGGTTATGCACTTCAGTGTCTCTTGCATGTTGGTTTTATTTGGGTTGAGTTTCAAAGGAGGagttttgatgattttgatgatgtgAATTTTGATGGGGTTTCTCCTTTTTCATTGTTTCATAGCAG CATCATGAAGAGGCTGGAATCAGTCAATACGGTGATTTCATCAATCTGGTGGGTGTTTGGCTTTTACTGGATTGTCATGGGTGGCCAGGCTCTTCTGCAAGATTCACCTCGTCTTTACTG GTTATCAGTTGTTTTCCTAGCATTTGATGTGTTCTTTATGATCTTTTGCATTGCGATGGCATGTGTAGTCTTCTTCGCGCTCTTTTGTTTCTTTCCATTTATCACAACAGTTGCATATTGCATGAGACTTGGAGATGGAGCATCTGAAAGTGATATCAAGACTCTTCCCAAGTATAGATATGGTCAACCTAATACTTCAGAGAACCTTGTAAACATGAAGACGGGAGAAGATCACTTAATATCACAGTTCAACAGTATTGACTCTGTACCTGAGCTTGCTCTTCAACCAGATGATTCT GAGTGTTGCATCTGCCTCTATAAATATGTGGATGGGGTAGAACTTTGTGTTCTTCCATGCAATCATCATTTCCACCATGGATGCATTAGCAAATGGCTAAGGATCAACGCGACCTGTCCCCTCTGCAAGTTCAATATTCTTAGGGGTGACACTCTAGTCTGA
- the LOC107843750 gene encoding 50S ribosomal protein 5 alpha, chloroplastic, translating to MALLIFTTTTPSVLLSSSSASLASGFPTSQSSRFCNNHITLTAKSYGSGNIQAPFVFKRRGALIAKAAADVDGVGSDSPEPSPEKNEGSVPVENLPLESKLQQKLEQKMKMKLAKKIRLRRKRLVRKRHLRKKGRWPPSKMKKNKNV from the exons ATGGCTCTCCTTATCTTCACCACTACAACTCCCTCAGTTCTTCTCTCCTCTTCCTCTGCTTCACTAGCTTCTGGATTCCCTACTTCCCAAT CTTCCAGGTTCTGCAACAATCACATTACCCTGACAGCAAAGTCCTATGGCAGTGGTAATATTCAAGCACCTTTTGTCTTCAAAAGGAGAGGTGCATTGATTGCTAAGGCGGCTGCTGATGTTGATGGTGTCGGTTCTGATAGTCCTGAGCCTTCACCGGAAAAGAATGAGGGAAGTGTGCCTGTTGAGAATCTCCCCCTGGAGTCTAAGCTTCAACAAAAGCTTGAACAGAAGATGAAAATGAAGTTGGCGAAGAAGATTAGACTACGGAGGAAGAGACTCGTTAGGAAGCGCCACTTAAGGAAGAAAGGACGGTGGCCACCTTcaaagatgaagaagaacaagaatGTCTAG
- the LOC107843749 gene encoding E3 ubiquitin-protein ligase At4g11680 isoform X1, with translation MNQEMQRNLVSGTGGFEPRYFRGLSTPFSFSLTRLASCFNLQHQSFDFDDDDGGVSYGYSRPIVVLDVIWNLAFVVVSCFVLLTTIAEKPSTPLRLWIGGYALQCLLHVGFIWVEFQRRSFDDFDDVNFDGVSPFSLFHSSSIMKRLESVNTVISSIWWVFGFYWIVMGGQALLQDSPRLYWLSVVFLAFDVFFMIFCIAMACVVFFALFCFFPFITTVAYCMRLGDGASESDIKTLPKYRYGQPNTSENLVNMKTGEDHLISQFNSIDSVPELALQPDDSECCICLYKYVDGVELCVLPCNHHFHHGCISKWLRINATCPLCKFNILRGDTLV, from the exons atgaaccaagaaatgcaAAGAAATTTAGTTAGTGGAACTGGTGGTTTTGAACCTAGATATTTTAGAGGTTTAAGTAcccctttttcattttctttaacaAGATTAGCTTCTTGTTTCAATCTTCAAcatcaaagttttgattttgatgatgatgatggtggggTCTCTTATGGGTATTCAAGACCCATTGTAGTTCTTGATGTTATATGGAATTTGGcatttgttgttgtttcttgtttTGTGTTATTGACTACTATTGCAGAAAAGCCTTCTACTCCATTGAGGCTTTGGATTGGCGGTTATGCACTTCAGTGTCTCTTGCATGTTGGTTTTATTTGGGTTGAGTTTCAAAGGAGGagttttgatgattttgatgatgtgAATTTTGATGGGGTTTCTCCTTTTTCATTGTTTCATAGCAG cAGCATCATGAAGAGGCTGGAATCAGTCAATACGGTGATTTCATCAATCTGGTGGGTGTTTGGCTTTTACTGGATTGTCATGGGTGGCCAGGCTCTTCTGCAAGATTCACCTCGTCTTTACTG GTTATCAGTTGTTTTCCTAGCATTTGATGTGTTCTTTATGATCTTTTGCATTGCGATGGCATGTGTAGTCTTCTTCGCGCTCTTTTGTTTCTTTCCATTTATCACAACAGTTGCATATTGCATGAGACTTGGAGATGGAGCATCTGAAAGTGATATCAAGACTCTTCCCAAGTATAGATATGGTCAACCTAATACTTCAGAGAACCTTGTAAACATGAAGACGGGAGAAGATCACTTAATATCACAGTTCAACAGTATTGACTCTGTACCTGAGCTTGCTCTTCAACCAGATGATTCT GAGTGTTGCATCTGCCTCTATAAATATGTGGATGGGGTAGAACTTTGTGTTCTTCCATGCAATCATCATTTCCACCATGGATGCATTAGCAAATGGCTAAGGATCAACGCGACCTGTCCCCTCTGCAAGTTCAATATTCTTAGGGGTGACACTCTAGTCTGA
- the LOC107843751 gene encoding splicing factor 3B subunit 1 has product MDDEIQKTQEDRKKMEQELASMNAVTFDTDFYSSNKFEGYEKSIPVNDDDDNFDTENEVARKMASFTAPKQFFKEVPRGGGEEEEVSGFNKPSKIIDREDDYRRRRLNRVISPERNDPFLDKTPGPEVRTYADVMREEALKRQKEELMKEIAKKKKEEMEKAADGRDIKEKEVVEKPVQKRRNRWDQSQDEGGVKKAKTGSDWDMPDSTPGIGRWDATPTPGRVGDATPSVKKNRWDETPTPGRVADSDATPAGGATPGATPAGMSWDATPKLAGLATPTPKRQRSRWDETPATMGSATPMPGATPTAAYTPGVTPLGGGELATPTPGAINLRGPLTPEQYNLMRWEKDIEERNRPLTDEELDAMFPQEGYKILDPPASYVPIRTPARKLLATPTPMGTPLYSIPEENRGQQFDVPKEMPGGLPFMKPEDYQYFGSLLNEEDEEELSPDEQKERKIMKLLLKVKNGTPPQRKTALRQLTDKAREFGAGPLFNRILPLLMQPTLEDQERHLLVKVIDRVLYKLDELVRPYVHKILVVIEPLLIDEDYYARVEGREIISNLSKAAGLATMIAAMRPDIDNIDEYVRNTTARAFSVVASALGIPALLPFLKAVCQSKKSWQARHTGIKIVQQIAILIGCAVLPHLRSLVEIIEHGLNDENQKVRTITALSLAALAEAAAPYGIESFDSVLKPLWKGIRSHRGKVLAAFLKAIGFIIPLMDAVYASYYTKEVMVVLIREFQSPDEEMKKIVLKVVKQCVSTEGVEPDYIRQDILPEFFRNFWVRRMALDRRNYKQLVETTVEIANKVGVADIVGRIVEDLKDESEPYRRMVMETIEKVVANLGASDIDSRLEELLIDGILYAFQEQTSDDANVMLNGFGAVVNALGQRVKPYLPQICGTIKWRLNNKSAKVRQQAADLISRIAVVMKQCGEEQLMGHLGVVLYEYLGEEYPEVLGSILGALKAIVNVIGMTKMTPPIKDLLPRLTPILKNRHEKVQENCIDLVGRIADRGAEFVPAREWMRICFELLEMLKAHKKGIRRATVNTFGYIAKAIGPQDVLATLLNNLKVQERQNRVCTTVAIAIVAETCSPFTVLPALMNEYRVPELNVQNGVLKSLSFLFEYIGEMGKDYIYAVTPLLEDALMDRDLVHRQTAASAVKHMALGVAGLGCEDALVHLLNYVWPNIFETSPHVINAVMEAIEGMRVALGAAVVLNYCLQGLFHPARKVREVYWKIYNSLYIGAQDALVASYPILEDEESNVYSRPELNMFI; this is encoded by the coding sequence ATGGATGATGAGATTCAGAAAACGCAAGAAGACAGAAAGAAGATGGAGCAAGAGCTCGCATCCATGAATGCAGTGACTTTTGATACTGATTTTTATAGTTCGAATAAATTTGAGGGTTATGAGAAATCGATACCGGTTAACGATGACGATGATAATTTCGATACGGAGAATGAGGTTGCGAGGAAGATGGCATCGTTTACTGCCCCGAAACAGTTTTTTAAGGAGGTTCCGAGGGGTGGAGGGGAGGAAGAGGAGGTTAGTGGGTTTAATAAGCCGAGTAAGATTATTGATAGGGAGGATGATTATAGGAGGAGGAGGTTGAATCGGGTGATTAGTCCGGAGAGGAATGATCCGTTTTTGGATAAGACGCCAGGCCCAGAAGTGAGGACGTATGCAGATGTTATGAGGGAGGAAGCGTTGAAGAGACAGAAGGAGGAGTTGATGAAGGAGATTgcgaagaagaagaaggaagagatgGAGAAGGCAGCGGATGGTAGGGATATTAAGGAGAAGGAGGTTGTTGAGAAGCCAGTTCAGAAGAGGAGGAATAGGTGGGATCAGTCGCAGGATGAGGGTGGTGTTAAGAAGGCGAAAACTGGGTCGGATTGGGATATGCCTGATTCAACCCCTGGGATTGGGAGGTGGGATGCAACCCCAACACCTGGGAGAGTTGGGGATGCAACGCCTTCGGTTAAGAAGAATAGGTGGGATGAGACGCCTACGCCTGGGAGAGTTGCTGATTCAGATGCTACACCTGCTGGTGGTGCTACTCCAGGTGCGACACCAGCTGGTATGTCGTGGGATGCTACACCGAAGTTGGCAGGGCTTGCTACTCCGACACCTAAACGACAGAGGTCAAGGTGGGATGAGACTCCAGCTACTATGGGAAGTGCAACTCCCATGCCAGGTGCCACCCCCACAGCAGCTTATACACCGGGTGTTACGCCACTTGGGGGTGGTGAACTAGCTACACCAACTCCTGGTGCCATTAATTTGCGTGGTCCGCTTACTCCAGAACAATACAATTTGATGAGGTGGGAGAAGGACATTGAAGAGAGAAATCGACCCTTAACCGATGAGGAGCTTGATGCAATGTTTCCTCAGGAAGGTTATAAAATTTTGGATCCTCCAGCATCCTATGTTCCCATCAGAACGCCTGCCAGGAAGCTTCTTGCCACACCAACTCCTATGGGGACTCCGCTGTATTCTATTCCTGAGGAAAATCGGGGTCAACAGTTTGATGTACCAAAAGAAATGCCAGGTGGTTTACCATTTATGAAGCCGGAGGATTACCAGTATTTCGGTTCTTTGTTGAACGAGGAAGATGAAGAGGAGTTGTCTCCGGACGAGCAGAAGGAGCGAAAGATTATGAAGCTTCTTCTCAAGGTTAAAAATGGCACGCCCCCTCAGAGGAAAACTGCTTTGAGACAGCTCACTGATAAGGCCAGAGAATTTGGTGCTGGGCCCCTATTCAACCGAATTCTGCCATTGCTCATGCAACCTACACTGGAAGACCAAGAAAGGCACTTGCTGGTTAAGGTTATTGATAGGGTACTCTATAAATTGGATGAATTGGTTCGCCCATATGTGCACAAGATTCTTGTTGTGATTGAACCTCTGTTGATTGACGAAGATTATTATGCTCGTGTTGAAGGAAGGGAAATCATATCTAATCTTAGTAAGGCAGCGGGTTTGGCGACTATGATTGCTGCCATGCGTCCAGATATTGACAACATTGATGAATATGTCAGGAACACAACTGCTCGAGCTTTTAGTGTTGTTGCATCTGCACTTGGTATTCCTGCTCTACTGCCGTTCTTGAAAGCAGTTTGTCAGAGTAAGAAGTCTTGGCAGGCTCGTCATACAGGTATTAAGATTGTTCAGCAGATTGCTATTCTTATTGGTTGTGCCGTTCTTCCACATTTGAGATCTTTGGTGGAAATTATTGAACATGGTCTTAATGATGAGAACCAGAAGGTCAGGACCATTACAGCTCTTTCTCTGGCTGCTCTTGCTGAAGCTGCTGCACCGTACGGTATTGAGAGTTTTGATTCCGTCTTGAAGCCCTTATGGAAGGGTATTAGATCACACCGTGGCAAGGTTTTGGCTGCCTTTTTAAAGGCTATAGGTTTCATCATTCCTCTTATGGATGCTGTATATGCCAGCTACTATACCAAAGAAGTTATGGTTGTCCTTATCCGTGAGTTTCAATCACCTGATGAGGAGATGAAGAAAATTGTGCTGAAAGTGGTTAAGCAGTGTGTGAGTACAGAAGGTGTGGAGCCGGATTACATCCGACAAGACATTCTTCCAGAGTTCTTTAGGAACTTCTGGGTTAGAAGAATGGCTTTGGATCGCAGAAACTACAAGCAGCTTGTTGAAACCACTGTGGAGATAGCAAACAAAGTTGGTGTTGCTGATATAGTTGGGAGAATTGTTGAAGACTTGAAAGACGAGAGTGAACCATACAGGAGAATGGTCATGGAGACTATTGAGAAGGTGGTTGCAAATCTTGGTGCATCTGATATTGATTCTCGATTAGAAGAGCTGTTAATTGATGGAATCCTTTATGCCTTCCAAGAGCAAACCAGTGACGATGCCAATGTGATGCTTAATGGGTTTGGTGCTGTTGTAAATGCCCTTGGCCAAAGGGTTAAGCCGTATCTTCCTCAGATCTGTGGTACAATAAAATGGCGACTGAACAACAAGAGTGCAAAGGTGAGACAGCAAGCTGCTGATCTGATATCCAGAATTGCGGTTGTTATGAAGCAGTGTGGGGAAGAACAACTAATGGGTCATCTTGGTGTTGTCTTGTATGAGTACTTGGGAGAAGAATACCCAGAGGTGTTAGGATCTATATTGGGGGCTCTGAAGGCTATTGTGAATGTTATTGGTATGACTAAAATGACTCCTCCAATTAAGGACCTGCTTCCTCGGTTGACCCCCATTTTGAAGAATCGTCATGAGAAAGTCCAGGAGAATTGTATTGACCTTGTTGGTCGAATTGCTGATCGTGGTGCTGAATTTGTTCCTGCAAGGGAGTGGATGAGAATTTGTTTTGAGCTTCTTGAGATGCTTAAAGCCCACAAGAAAGGTATCCGCCGAGCAACAGTGAACACATTTGGGTATATTGCTAAAGCCATTGGACCTCAGGATGTGCTCGCAACATTGTTAAACAATCTTAAGGTGCAGGAACGTCAGAACCGTGTCTGCACCACTGTCGCAATTGCTATTGTTGCAGAGACCTGTTCTCCCTTTACAGTCTTGCCTGCCTTGATGAACGAATATCGTGTGCCCGAGCTTAATGTCCAGAATGGTGTCTTGAAATCCCTCTCCTTCCTTTTCGAGTACATTGGAGAAATGGGTAAGGACTATATATATGCTGTGACTCCATTACTTGAAGATGCTCTTATGGACAGAGATCTTGTACATAGGCAGACTGCTGCCTCTGCTGTGAAGCACATGGCTCTTGGAGTTGCTGGTCTTGGATGTGAAGACGCACTTGTCCACCTTTTGAACTATGTGTGGCCCAACATTTTCGAGACTTCTCCACACGTGATCAACGCAGTCATGGAAGCCATTGAAGGAATGAGGGTTGCACTGGGAGCAGCCGTAGTCCTTAACTATTGTCTACAAGGGTTGTTCCATCCAGCCAGGAAGGTCAGGGAGGTTTACTGGAAGATTTACAACTCGCTCTATATCGGCGCTCAGGATGCCCTTGTAGCTTCTTATCCTATTCTGGAAGATGAGGAAAGCAATGTCTACAGTAGGCCTGAACTGAACATGTTCATTTAG
- the LOC107844662 gene encoding splicing factor 3B subunit 1-like, which produces MEQRMRRKKTEMSMRRKRMEQQFTPERKEMEEELSKMSIMREMEEQFALERDKKVHELASITTMTQEGEKKKMVHDTLLLTRFMLIDEHYDVRVEGREIIYKLSKAAGLSVMVDALLSNVHSVDESDRIIDVQCFCIVASALGVAGLLPFLREVCDSAKSWQARHTGSMIVHQMTIFVGRAVVPHLRSLVETIGRGLNDDIKKVRTTTALALAVLAQVAAPNDINSFDSVLKPLWKGVRSHRGDDLATFLKAIGFIIPLMNAVDASYYTREVMVVLIREFQSPDVDVKVLKQCMSTEGVEPDYLPEFFSNFSFRRRFLDHRNYKQLVETTVAMARKVGVADIVARIAQDLKDESDVLYKIMVIKTIEKESPMK; this is translated from the coding sequence ATGGAGCAGAGGATGAGGAGGAAGAAGACGGAGATGAGCATGAGGAGGAAGAGGATGGAGCAGCAGTTTACTCCGGAGAGGAAGGAGATGGAGGAGGAGTTGTCGAAGATGAGCATAATGAGGGAGATGGAGGAGCAGTTCGCGTTGGAGAGGGACAAGAAGGTGCATGAGTTGGCTTCTATAACTACGATGACACAGGAGGGGGAGAAGAAAAAGATGGTGCACGACACTCTCTTGTTGACGCGGTTCATGCTGATTGATGAGCATTATGATGTTCGCGTTGAAGGAAGGGAGATCATATATAAACTTAGCAAGGCGGCTGGTTTGTCTGTTATGGTTGATGCTTTGCTTAGCAATGTGCACAGCGTTGATGAATCTGACAGGATCATCGATGTTCAGTGTTTTTGCATTGTTGCATCTGCGCTTGGTGTTGCTGGTCTGTTGCCGTTCCTGAGAGAAGTTTGTGACAGCGCGAAGTCTTGGCAGGCTCGTCATACaggtagtatgattgttcatcaGATGACGATTTTTGTTGGTCGTGCTGTTGTTCCACATTTGAGGTCGTTGGTGGAAACTATTGGACGTGGTCTCAACGATGATATCAAGAAGGTCAGGACAACTACAGCTCTTGCTCTCGCGGTTCTTGCTCAAGTTGCTGCACCGAATGACATTAATAGTTTTGATTCTGTTCTGAAGCCCTTATGGAAGGGTGTCAGATCACATCGTGGCGATGATCTGGCTACCTTCTTAAAGGCTATAGGCTTTATCATTCCGCTCATGAATGCTGTCGACGCCAGCTACTACACCAGAGAAGTTATGGTGGTTCTTATTCGTGAGTTTCAATCACCTGACGTAGATGTGAAGGTTTTGAAGCAGTGCATGAGTACAGAAGGCGTGGAGCCAGATTACCTCCCCGAGTTCTTCAGTAACTTTTCGTTTAGAAGAAGGTTTTTGGACCACAGAAACTACAAGCAACTTGTCGAAACCACTGTGGCGATGGCACGCAAAGTTGGTGTTGCTGATATAGTTGCGCGAATCGCTCAAGACTTGAAAGATGAGAGTGATGTACTATACAAGATAATGGTCATCAAGACTATTGAGAAGGAGTCTCCAATGAAGTAA